One Citrus sinensis cultivar Valencia sweet orange chromosome 5, DVS_A1.0, whole genome shotgun sequence genomic window, GGCTCCAAACCGACTACGAGTAAGTATGTGGGTTTCACCTTCGGGAATGGATATGGATTccgaaaaatcaaacaattttgcAACATTTTCTTCATTGAACAAGATGCATAATGGGATGAGATTTCCAAAAACGATGGGTCTGGGGAATCCAACATGAAGATAAGCAAGTGCATGAGCAACATCAATCGCAATCTTTAACCTATGTTTCAACAGTAATGGTTCAAAGTGAGGTTGGGGAGCGCCGAAAATACGATCACGAAGAGTTCTGTACTCTCCATATTCAAAAACTAGAATGGGAATTGGAGTCTCTAAGCAGCATCCAATTAGCTTTAAAATATGCTTGTGATCCATTTGCGCTGCATATACGATGTTATTAATACTAAACTTATAAGCGCTATCAGAATAGGATTCATTATACTTCAAAACAGAAATTAGGCGCTCCTGCCAAAAGCCCTTGTACAATTTATATATGTGAAAGatgcatttttttataacttctCTCCCGTCATAGTTGTTAGTTGCAATCTCGAGTTCTTTAGCAGAAAAGATACGATAAGGATTATATTTACCATGAGAAGACGCGATCAACTCTTTCAGTACGGTCGCGCCATTCCTCACCATCAATGTTCTTTTATCAGTCCTGTCCTTGAATTTTGTCAGAATTGAACCCATCTACAAGTAGAAACCAATTCAAATATTGCAATCAGTTcgttttatttgtatatatacatactattcattcataaatatatagcagtaaaatttatcaaaaaaaaaaaccaaaagctTCTGAACGCTGATGATAAGGAGAGGAGTACCTGTGGCTGTGGACGTACAgcaaattgattaattaagaaaacGCGGTGCTCGATCTTGATCTTGATCTTTACTACTGCAGGAGTTGGCTCAGATTCTGATGTTGATTCATTTGAGTCACCTGAATAAGTATGAAGTGTTTTTTTTCTAATGCTCAATTTAATTTGGAATATGTGAAAATGCAACAAGTCTTCCTCTAGTCAACCAAGGATATGTACAACGCAGAAGGGTAAGGAACAGTCCACATGGCTAAACGCGGAACAATTCTTTTATGACGATTTCTATTTTTTGAGAAATGTTATGATTGGTTAAACAACCAATTAATGACATTGACGTATCTTAAATTGTCTTGAAATTTATCAACTATCTTTTTCCCCACATTTTACCCTCTTCCATcttagatttttttgtttccgtGGTTCTCTTTCCTCCCTCTtcaattcccaaatttcaaaagaacgaggattaaacattaattatatttcgCCCAGATTACATTAGCACCTAATTTCTCTTAATTCTCTTCCCTCTTTTCTCTGCTTTGTTCAATAATTTagtcattttatttcatatattttgtgtATATT contains:
- the LOC102627428 gene encoding serine/threonine-protein kinase ZRK3-like isoform X2 — its product is MGSILTKFKDRTDKRTLMVRNGATVLKELIASSHAQMDHKHILKLIGCCLETPIPILVFEYGEYRTLRDRIFGAPQPHFEPLLLKHRLKIAIDVAHALAYLHVGFPRPIVFGNLIPLCILFNEENVAKLFDFSESISIPEGETHILTRSRFGAWTYSAPEYKRGGVFNEKLDVYTFSTVLLELLTGQGTRDLLRTHGSVRHLIEYWKNYLQNNRFTEIADPIIVQDLSCTEKEHQFQACARLTLECLNESPVDRPTMVDVTKRLRQIYCSLSCN
- the LOC102627428 gene encoding serine/threonine-protein kinase ZRK1-like isoform X1, which encodes MGSILTKFKDRTDKRTLMVRNGATVLKELIASSHGKYNPYRIFSAKELEIATNNYDGREVIKKCIFHIYKLYKGFWQERLISVLKYNESYSDSAYKFSINNIVYAAQMDHKHILKLIGCCLETPIPILVFEYGEYRTLRDRIFGAPQPHFEPLLLKHRLKIAIDVAHALAYLHVGFPRPIVFGNLIPLCILFNEENVAKLFDFSESISIPEGETHILTRSRFGAWTYSAPEYKRGGVFNEKLDVYTFSTVLLELLTGQGTRDLLRTHGSVRHLIEYWKNYLQNNRFTEIADPIIVQDLSCTEKEHQFQACARLTLECLNESPVDRPTMVDVTKRLRQIYCSLSCN